In one window of Clostridium estertheticum subsp. estertheticum DNA:
- a CDS encoding recombinase family protein: MNSVYAYIRVSTKEQNTDRQHEALKEYATSNKLKYKIIFEDRASGKDFERLQYKALKEIVKTGDTIIIKELDRLGRNFMDTPKELQYFFERSIKVIILDTPLVSTGDTKLDYTINNMLINFLSYIADKEREKIQGRVIEGLKNAKAKGIKLGRPNRILPEDFKKYYSKWKDKEITGVEFAKLLSISKATLYRYIKEYEM; encoded by the coding sequence GTGAATAGTGTGTATGCTTATATTAGGGTTAGCACCAAAGAGCAAAATACAGATCGTCAACATGAAGCCTTGAAAGAGTATGCTACTTCAAATAAGCTAAAATACAAAATCATATTTGAAGATAGGGCAAGTGGTAAAGATTTCGAAAGATTACAGTATAAAGCACTAAAAGAAATAGTTAAAACAGGAGATACAATTATAATAAAAGAACTTGATAGATTAGGACGTAACTTCATGGATACACCAAAGGAACTGCAATATTTCTTTGAGAGAAGTATAAAAGTAATAATACTTGACACGCCATTAGTAAGCACAGGAGACACCAAATTAGATTATACGATAAACAACATGCTTATTAATTTCTTGTCTTATATAGCTGATAAGGAGCGGGAGAAAATACAGGGTAGAGTTATAGAGGGATTAAAGAATGCTAAGGCTAAAGGCATTAAGTTGGGTAGACCCAATAGAATTTTACCTGAAGATTTCAAGAAGTATTATAGTAAGTGGAAAGATAAAGAAATAACCGGAGTTGAATTTGCAAAATTATTGAGCATAAGCAAAGCGACATTATATAGGTATATAAAAGAATATGAAATGTAA
- a CDS encoding Cthe_2314 family HEPN domain-containing protein: MDYRIDKAFDLLTENEWTKYLEVKLFEGMKIDIQMFSVSKGFHSELVFSQNIGSYINMHNNKVGTLNISYALCKHYFDKGIPDNPYYISPGKHGESVEYMPLFKENDWLTRYWFNYFAEAIYLKLFAIWDSIIGFLNEYYGFDEEQRIGMRGKVLKKTKIIRQDISKYIGHISHDDIYEKANLYRNSFVHSSTPNEISGALNIERNVQTEIIDKNSDGTIKMTEDGNVVMKKVKAAVNLSMGVGNYVDCESIMNNIEDFSIFTGNEITNILKMISEDIYKFDIFK; the protein is encoded by the coding sequence ATGGATTATAGGATTGATAAAGCATTTGATTTACTTACAGAAAACGAATGGACAAAATATTTAGAGGTTAAATTATTTGAAGGCATGAAAATTGATATACAAATGTTTAGTGTATCTAAAGGTTTTCACTCTGAATTGGTTTTTAGTCAAAATATCGGCAGTTATATAAATATGCATAATAACAAAGTTGGAACATTAAATATATCTTATGCTTTATGTAAGCATTATTTTGACAAAGGTATACCAGATAACCCTTACTATATATCTCCAGGAAAACATGGAGAATCGGTTGAGTACATGCCTCTTTTTAAAGAAAATGATTGGTTAACTAGATATTGGTTTAATTATTTCGCAGAGGCTATATATTTAAAACTTTTCGCAATTTGGGATTCTATTATAGGTTTTTTAAATGAATACTATGGTTTTGACGAAGAACAAAGGATAGGTATGAGGGGAAAAGTCCTAAAAAAAACAAAGATTATCAGACAAGATATCAGTAAATACATAGGACATATTTCACATGACGATATATATGAGAAAGCTAATTTATATAGAAATAGTTTTGTGCATTCTTCTACACCAAATGAAATATCAGGAGCATTGAACATTGAGAGGAATGTACAAACTGAAATAATTGATAAAAATTCGGATGGCACAATAAAAATGACTGAAGATGGAAACGTAGTTATGAAGAAAGTCAAAGCAGCAGTAAATCTTTCTATGGGTGTAGGGAATTATGTTGATTGCGAAAGCATAATGAATAATATTGAAGACTTTTCTATTTTCACAGGTAATGAGATAACAAATATCCTGAAAATGATATCTGAAGATATATATAAATTCGACATTTTTAAATAA